The window TTACATCTAGTTGATGAGATCGACCTCTACCCAAGATATATCATGCACCCATGTCAGGAATTTCTATCTCatgtttttgacaaaattttttcacattttcaagTAAATTAGACCACCCTTCATCTCTCAACTTCTGAAGAAATGATTTTGTAGTAAAAACAAGATgaattgcatttaaaatatcttgaGAGCGTAATTGTAATGTTTGGCAAAGAACATTAGTGATTGCCATAATCTCATATATCAAGTgcaatatgaaaataaattcaaatgatgctaatattttactagcAGCAGAAGCATCACCTCTTTGTGAATAATTGGCCCTTTCGTCAATAATATTTTCCACAACAGTGCAAGTTGCATCAAACATTCTCATCAAGCTACAAATAGAATGAAAGTGTGAGCTCTATCGAGTATCTCCAGCTCTTTGTAGAGTTCCCACTTGATTTGCTCCTCTACTTGTTTCAATTTCATCACTAGCCATCATGTTTGCAATGTTAATTGCTTGAGCAGCTTGTAATTGGTCATTTCTTTTGGAAGAAGCActaacaatatttataatagaAGTCAACTGTGTAAAAAATTCATGAATATGGACTACTTCTCTAGATGCTACAACTAATGCTAATTGTAATCTATGAGCATAACAATGCACATAATATGTGTATGGACAATCGTTAAGTACCAAAGCTTGTAAACCATTCCATCACCACACATGTTACTAGCACCATCATATCTTTGCCCTCGAATACTTTCAACAAGAAAGACTTATTTTGAGGTTACAATTGAGGCATTACGAGCTCGATATACTTCATCATCAAAGTTTTGAAGATATTAAGACACTTTCTGAATTGTGCAAGAGATTAACAGAAAtagaaaagtcaaaaaattACCACTTGATTGATAGATTAATTCACGTTATTTTGACTATTTCGGTTTCTACAGCAACTACAGAGAGAGCCTTTTCAGCAATGAAAATTGTGAAAACAAGACTCCGGAACAAAATAGATGATGAGTTTCTTGCaaataatttagttgtttatattgAGAAAGACATTGCTAGTTTTCTTAGTACAAAGtcaataattgatgaatttgaatatAGGAAACATCGTCGAGCACAACTTTCTTAAATAACTATTAtaagtcttttttttcttggtttttttgtttatatgttatataaaattattttctattatgaATCTTTTGATCGTTGGTTAAGTTCAacttattagttttaaaaatttttagcttttattctttttatctttggcCCCCCAACAAAAATTGGCTAGCTCTACCTCTGTTTGCAAATGTCGAGCCATCAAatcaaatgaatttttctattGCTGGTATCTCCCCCTTAAAGGAAATTTTGACAGAGCTTTTCAATTCTACTATAGCATTCTAGAGGGATAGCTATAACTTGCATGGTATAGTAAGGTATCGTGGTAAGTACAGACTTAATCAATGTAAGTCTACTTGTAAAAGGTAGAGAGGATGCCATCCATGAGCTCAATTTGCTCCTCACCTTGTCCTCTAAATACCAAAAAGTGGAAGCTCTTTTCTGTTTGTGTAGCGGGGGGACACCAAGGTATTTCCCCATCTCATCAGTATGGTTGAAGCCCGAACAGGCTTGTAGGGAATGAATGCATTCCATCGAGACATTTTTAGAGCAAAAAAGTAAGACTTCTGCACACCAACATGTTCCTTTGAACAAGTACAAAAATCATCTAAAACTCTTTTAATGACCTCCATTTGAGAAGTTGAAGCCCCTACGAATAATAAGAGATCATCTACAAAGAATGATTGGGTTAATGATAGACACTCTCTACCCAATTTTATCGGCTTCCATAAACCTTGTGAGACTGCTAATGCCATGGGCAAGTCTTTCCATACATAATTCAAATAGGTAAGGTAATAGGAGGTCTCCTTGTCGAACCCTTCTAGAAGGAGCAAAACTTTCTGTTGGTGAACCATTCCATAAGATTTGCGTGCTAAAACATCTCCAGCTACAAAGTAGAACATCAATAATCTTAGTTGGAATTCTGGCTTCCACTAAAGTATCATGAACGAACTCCCATCTGAGTTCGTCATGGGCTTTCTCAAGGTCAATTTTTATCATCATCCATCCAACTTGACCTTTCTTTTTCCTGCAAGAATGAATAACTTCTTGGGCCACAATTATGTTATCTATGATCACCTTTCTTGGTATGAGGCTTGCTTGAGTATTTACTATCAACACACTCATAAATGGTTTTAGCCTATTAGTAATCACCTTTATTaagactttaaaaaaaaactagaagTAAACTAATAAGACTACACTGAGAAATATATTCTGGTGAAGGTATTTTTGGAATTATCACAATCAAATATTTACATAAATCATTACCAATTTCTCCACCTTCAAAAACATTCTACACATATTGCACCCCACTGTGTCCAACAGTACTCTATTGAGATTGGAAAAATAGATCGTGTAGTCCATCTAATTCTGGCGCCTTTAATGGTTTCATCTCAAATAAAGTGACTTTGACTTCACTTTCATTAACCAATTTAACTAACATCTCATGATCTTCCGTTGCAAGTAAAGGAAATTTACCTCTTATCGGATACACAGAGAAGAATTCATCTTCTTTAGAATACAAATGGTGGAAGAAATTAATAGCTAGGGACTTAATAGAATTTCCATCATCACACCATTGATTCTCATCATTCCGAAGCCTTACGATTTTGATTTGGTCTATCTATGTATGGCTCTAAGATGAAAGTATTTAGTGTTCCGATCCTCCAACTTAAGCTAATTCGCCTTAGATTTTTGCATTCAAAATGCTTTTTCTTGTTGGAGAACTGTTTCATATTCTTTCCTTAGGGTAACCTTGAGTTCACAAAGATGTCTAGAAGGCTTGGATTCTAGTGCTTTTTCAATACCACCCAACCTTGCCATCAATCTtcattttctatagaaaatatcACCAAATACCTCTTTTTTCCAATCTCTTGCCTTGTTAGAGAAATCTGATATGGTACATTGGATGTTAGTTGAGGTATCCCAAGACTACTTAACAAAATCTCCAAATTCCTTGTGTGCAAGCCATGTtgcttgaaattgaaaattagaTTTTCATTGTGTTATTCTGTCATTaccaaaggaaataaaaaaggttTGTAGTCCGACTTGACTCTCGGCAAGTGATGGACAGTAGcttcttgaaaatttagtCCCTATCCAGAGTTACATACAGCTCAGTTAATTCTTTTTGCCACCAATCCTTTCTTCCAAGTGAATTTGGGACCTTTAAACCCAAGGCCAAGTAACCCAAAgtcattaataaatttttggaaCTAATGGCAAGGACGGCTACCTCTTTGAGAACCCCCCACTTTCTCatgtgaaaaaaatgaaagagttAAAATCACCTACTAACATCCATTGTCTATTTACCCGTCTTGTGTGAAGAGTTAGCTCCTCCCACAGATCACGACGAAGATTATGCTTGGAATGACCATAGATTGCAGAAAAATACCAATTAGAGCCTGCTTGCTGTTCAACTAATAAATGTATACATTATGGATGATTCCCGACCATAGAAATTTAAACCCACTCTTTCCACAAAATCCAAATTCCTTTAGAAAAACCCGAAGCCTCCACTCCATGGGATCCGTCGAAATTCAAGGAGCTAATCACCTTATCTTCTACCATACCACTTATTTGTGGCTCTATTAAAACAAGCACTGAAAAGTTATAATGCATGTAAAAATCGTTAATCACTTTGACTACACCTTCATCACCTGCACCTTGACGATTCCAAATACAAGAAGTTTGAAAttcataaatattataaagtaTACAATCACGAAGTATTCAAGATTCCTCTTTACTTTCATCAAGAGCCATTGTGGCCAATCTATACAAGTTAGAGATTGAATCCTTTATTGACTTCCATCTCCTCTCCATGTAAAATAGGTCTAGGCACTAATCTTTCCTCCATCATTGATTGAGATAAAACCGTCAATTTAAGATTAATCGTAGCACTCTTAGCTCTCGCCTTTTTCTTCAGAGATACCTTTTGTAGCTACATGGTGCTCCGGCTGCTGGGTGGTCTTTCCTCCTTATTGTGCAATAAGATCCCACCACTCTTCTCCAATCATATAGTCACCCGTGTCCTATCTTGAACTAAGGGGCTCAACCAAGTAAAACTGTGGAATTTGAGTAGAGACTTGatttatataaaagtaaacaTATTTGTCAGGTTACGAATATGATCTTAATTAATATCCAAAAAAGAATAACCATGTGATCACGTTCCTGAACCTGAGACACTTGTAATTGTAATTTAAGATAATGTGAGGACATGCAtatgtaattttcaaaactattagGAACCAtcgtaaataaataaataaataaataaataaaacctagttaaaattaaacacgtaagaaagaagaaaaaggagaagacAGTGCGGTCAAAGCCCTAGAAATCAGACTAGAGCCAAAcgaaataaaatctttttaccCCAATTTCTCTCGCTATCTTACTTCAAAACTttcatcttcttctctctcaaaATCAATCTCGTTTCCCAGGTAAAACCCCATTTCCCTTTATTTACACGTTTGCCCCCtctggtttctcttctcttctctaATTCCCCTGAGACTCTTTTTTGATCAGATCTACGTTTTCtgttttttataaattttttagaaagtttattttggtgaaattatGGGTCTTTTTTGGATGTGATTAGAGAAATTATAGttgttcttttaattttatttaattttttgtcaattattaatagcttatttacaaattttacATATTTGCTGTTTAAATATGTGGGTTTGATtggaaatttcattttttttctgctATTGAATTTTTCAGGTATTGGTTCTCTCAATATCtgctattttaattttgggggGTTGATTTCAAGTGGAATTTTCAGTTTGTTCTGGACAATAAATTTGTGGGTCAAAGTTGTTGAGATGCGATTAGTATTTTATCGTTGAATTTGTGTAGTTGAAATCCTGAGCTATGGAGTAttaaggattttataaatgtGTTTTTTTCAATGGTGTTACTGATAGTTTTTGCTATATCGCCTTTCACGTTCTTAAAGATGCTAAAAGTaagatcttatttgattaaaaatgaaCAAGTAATTAGAATGTAGTGTGTATTCAAACATAACCTTTTCCTTATAGAAGTAATTTTGTACATTTGCTATTCACTAAAATGATAGTAAATCAAATGGAGCTTTGGTGTTACTAAATTATGCTATGATGATTGAAAATATGCCactattttattgatttggtctGTGGATTAGTTTTATGCTGGTGCTTTACATTTTGAGTGGCTTGCCCGTAGAGATTGGTTAAGTTAGTAGGTGTTTGAAATGTTTTATAATTGACTTGGAAACAGGTTTTAGTTTTGCTGATAATAATGGCGGGTCAGAGGAATAGCTATGGAAAGCGGGCTCATTCTCAGTCTGATTATTCTGAGAATGGATCAAATAAGAGGAGAAATCCAGGTGATGACAGGGAACAATTTGTTATTGACTCAGAAGATACCGTATATCGGTACTTGTGCCCTGTAAGAAAAATAGGAAGCATTATTGGAAGGGGAGGGGAAATTGTTAAGCAATTAAGAGCAGAAACTAAATCAAAGATTAGGATTGGTGAGACAGTTCCTGGTTCTGAGGAGCGTGTGGTTACTATCTACAGCTCTAGGGATGAGACAAATGCCCTCGAAGATGGTAACAATTTTGTTTCTCCTGCTCAAGACGCTCTATTCAGGGTGCATGACAAAGTTGTAGCAGAAGATTTGCACGGTGATGAAGATTCTGAAGGTCACCAAGTCACTGCTCGGCTTCTTGTACCTTCTGATCAGATTGGATGTGTTATAGGAAAGGGTGGACAGATAGTTCAGAACATACGTAGTGAAACTGGTGCTCAGATTCGCATTCTTAAGGATGAGCACTTACCTTCTTGTGCCTTGAGCACAGATGAACTTGTACAGGTAATTTGACTAAATTTGGTAGTTGTGGTATTATTTTTGGATTGTGCTAATGCTTTACTCAATCCCTCTAAAACATAGTTTAGTTGATCCATTGATATGGAGGAGATTTGTGCTAAGAagagttttaatttattgaaagGATTGGCAAGATGTTTTCGTTGTGGTTATAAATCAACAGTTTCATCAaagattttcttgctttttagcTCTGGAGTTAACAAATTTCATCACTTAATTTTTCAGCATTGAGTTCTTTAATTTATGAAACCAtacttttgtctttttcctctcttttttggCATTCATCTAATATTTGCtatgtttttgttctttttttttaaatcttcgTTTTCTTTCATTTGGTACCTGTTGCGTGTAACATttatatttcttctttttttgtagTTTTTCTCTTTATGATGTTCTATGACAGTTggcttgtttttatttaatttaattttggcTTTAGATATCTGGGGAAGCTACAGTTGTGAAAAAGGCTCTGCATCAAATTGCTTCTCGCCTCCATGAGAATCCTTCACGATCTCAGCACTTGCTTGCGGCTGCCATGTCAAATGCATACCCTGCTGGTGGTGCACTGCTTGGTCCAGCTGCTGGTGCCCAGATCGTAGGAATAGCTCCATTGGTGGGTCCTTATGGAGGATACAAAGGTGACACTGGAGAATGGCCACGCTCCTTGTACTCGGCTCCAAGGGACGAGATGTCATCAAAAGAATTTTCTCTTCGTTTGGTTTGTCCAACTGCTAATATCGGAGGCGTGATTGGCAAAGGTGGTGCTATAATCAACCAGATCAGGCAGGAATCAGGTGCAGTCATCAAAGTTGATAGCTCAGCTACTGAAGGAGATGATTGCTTAATAACTGTTTCAGCCAAGGAGGTCAGCTTTTAATCTTTGCTATGTTTATATTTCTTGTGGAAATATTTTTGGTCAGCCTTTTCTTAGGTTGTTGATGGTTTTCTGAATCTTGTCTGTTTTAGTTCTTTGAGGATACATATTCACCTACTATTGAAGCTGCTGTGCGGTTGCAACCTAGATGCAGTGAGAAGGTTGAAAGAGACTCTGGAATTATATCATTCACAACCCGCTTACTCGTGCCAACGTCACGCATTGGCTGCCTTATTGGTAAAGGAGGAAGTATTGTAACTGAGATGAGGAGGATTACAAAAGCTAATATTCGTATATTGTCGAAGGAAAGCCTTCCAAAGATTGCATCTGAAGATGATGAGATGGTCCAGGTGAAGTACCGTCAGTGTTTTATGATTTTCCTAATCATTGCTTTCTATTTGTTTGTTCAAAGTTGTTTTAGTTAATAGGAACAGAGATTTTTGGTGATCAGATTGCTGGAGACCTTGATGTTGCAAAGGATGCTCTCGTACAAATAACAACGCGGTTAAGAGCAAATGTTTTTGATAGGGAAGGTGCTGTTTCTGCATTAGTCCCAGTTTTGCCGTATCTTCCTGTGCCAACAGAGGGAACAGACAGTTTGAGTTATGAAAGTAGAGACAGCAAAAGGCATGGACGTGGCCATTCTTACTCTGGTGGTTATGGCTCCAGCGATTTAGGTGCTAGTGACAGCTATGGAAGCTATGGGGGTCCCCAGGTATTTTTGATAACTTTACCGTTATACAGGTACCTTATGCAGATAAAGggtaaaaatattaatttgtttgaCCCTGTTTTGCATTTATTGAGTGAGAAATGTTTTTAGAGCCCTTTGCTCCCTTCTATATCCATTTCTTATTTTAGTTAGTTCTCTTGTAACCACTGTCTCTGTCTCTGtatctgtctctctctctctctctggtAGTGAACAATGATGATTCTTCATGTTATTTGTAGATTGGTGGTAGTAGCAGTGCTTATGGAGCTTATGGAGGTTATTCTTCAGGACGTGGTGGCCCTTCTGGGTGagaattatttatttccttTGAAAGAACATTTTTATTGTTGTCATTATtgtcatcattatcatcaattaAAGGTGAAATTCTTTAGGCTGAGGGAGCGATTGCactattattatatttaaatatttgaactCCATGACATTGGCATGAAGTTTTTTCAAGGGTAAGCTAGACTACATTTTATTCTTTCCTAAGCATGTGTGTGAGGCTTTTAGTCTTGATTAGGTTTAGTATATGCCTACTCTTGTAGGATTCTTCGATATTCATCATTAACTTCTCTTACCAGGTTATCCAGCCATACCCCTGTTTCCCGGCGCAAAAACTATGGGTACTAAAATTTGGTGATTGGTACGTGCAGATAGACTATAGTTTTCCTTTCGGTATTCTTTTGTCTATTCTTATAACTGGCAATGCTCTGATTTGGGGCAATACGCACTAGTGTATGGCAGTTTGCTAACATAGCCTACCAATCTCCCTATATAGGATTCTGATGCTCTTGTTTTCCCTTTGTTGCCTTTCCATTCCCATTAAAACAGCTGAGATTTATGAAGCCTGAAGCCAGCCTACTGCCTACTTTGATGAAGCCTGCCTAAACCGGAAGACCCGATGAACCAGGGTTTGACAAACTCATGGCCCACCCTGATGCTACTACCTAGAGGGACCAAATTTATGTGGAGATCTTATTATTTACTTTGAAATTTGCCATGTCCATGACACCAAAAATACCAAGCTCTATAATATGTGCTCCCAAGAACCTAGCTAGCCGGCATGCCTGTTGCTGCCTTTTTATTGTTGTCTTTTTTGCTTTCCAGTTTGCACTTGTTTAGAGGTTCAAAACCATGTAGCTTCTTCCATCCTTTGGCGGTTGTACTAAGAGTGCTGGGGTTTGTTTATCTAACATTTGTCTTCTGTGTTCTCTTAATCCTCTGGTTGTCTCAATTTATGATTTGGATCTTATCCTCAACTTGGCCGGTTACCCTGAAAAGTAGTGCAGAAGACATAATCTGGAATGCAGGCGTTTTTATTATTAACATCTAAAGCAGCTCAATGGTCTTTGAGTCTTTCTAATGCCCCTTAATCAAGAAGTCCATTGatatatacataaatttaTTGAGGGCTAGCTTGTTGAGAACATGCTAACTCAGAacataaaaagttattttagttattttccTCAGCTTAAACTGATTACCTGAGAGAAATGGACACCTAGAAATAGCATTTCCTTTAATCATGTAATATGCATGATGGTATAATGTAGAACTGGTGGTGTCACACGCTAACTTAATGATGCGGAGAATGGATGTAACATGGCATCTACGGTTAGGGTTTGACTCCCCAACAGTGGTTTTCTCTGATAAATATATGCTGCAATTTTTAGGAAAATTGCTAGTTTATAGTATAATGTATAATGCTACCAATGGATTTCTTAATTAAAGGACATTATAAGCATGGGAAAGGACTGTTGGTGTCTTGGCTTCGGTTTTTGGGTTTTGTCGTGCACAAAGACCTCATATGAAAGGTAAGAGCttattattttgatggttGCCTGTAACTTGAGAGAATGAAGGAGCTTATCAAGGTGTTTGAAACACGCTAGTAAGTGATTGCTTAATCTCTTAATAATATGTGTGTATTATTTGTCAATATGGTGGACTGCTTGTAATGTCTTATGAGCAATTGATTTGTTGGCAGGTTCTGAATATCTTTGGTGTAAAAACTGTTGTAGGTTTTTTCTGGGCACATGAGTGCTACTCTGGAGACTTGAAGAATTCGAGcatctaatatatatatatatatcattgtTGTGGCAGTAGCATGCACTATGTTTTATTGTGCTTGTATAAAACAATTTGATGAAGTTGTTGAATGTGAAATGTTACTGCTAATTACAATATAAACTTATCTACAGCGTGATTGGCCTGTTagtaaaataaacaaaacttAACTATTCTCCACGTCTTTGCGATGGTAAAAGAGGTAGGAATAGATGAACTCAGGTTGGATTTTGCTCAACTGGTATAAGTCTTTGGGAGGAAAAACAATTTAATGAACTAAGCTGGCTATCACTTTTTGTTTAGTTGATTGTCTTTTGGGAAGATACTCTTTGTACTTTTGATGTAATAAAAATTCGAGGTCCTTGCACCTTGCATGCGTCAAGTTGAAGGAAAGTACATGGATCAGTTATTTATAGGGCACATGGTTTTTGGGGGGTTGTGAGTACAACCCAGCCTGTTAATCGAAAAAATCATGGCAAAAACAACTGATGCATCAGGAAACTGAAATAAACTGGTTTCTGAGTTGGCCATTCTAACTTTTTTACAGTGATGGAGTGATTGAATAACAATGAAAAACTAGTACATAAGACAAGCGCAGCTGAAGGTGTCTAGGGTGGTAACTGTATTTCCTTTAGAGTACTGAAGCATTTAGGCAGGGTAACTCACGGCTAATAATAGCTGTGTTCAACCATAGTTTAGCGATGTACTTAGTCTATGGCCAAACTCGGACTATAATCGTTCATTTCATCACTGCAAAATCTTTTCcctgcttcttttcttttttctgtcCAGGGTTTGCCCTACCCAGCACTCATGCCTGCAGTCCAGCATTGGAATTTTGATTTCTGTTTTCCCATATGGAACCAGAGGTTTCAGAGAGTATATCTAAAAACATTGAAGAAAACGCTGCAACCCAGCAAACCGAGAACCGTCTTTTTCTCAACTAATGACTTACACCTGAAAAGCAGACTCACCTTTCAGAAAAAGGAGAATACTTCATCACACCACCAGGACTCCCCAATAAATTATGTTGATTCAATCCTCCTTGTaacagaaaataataaagtgttttttcttcttttctgctATAGTAAATGAGGAATAAACTCTTGGGACAAGAAACTATGAATCAGTGAAGGTTTTAGGGAGTGTTTAGTTAATCGAAACATCTCGTTATGATTTTGccaatttataattaaatcaataagATTATAGGAAGATAAATGTATGTATGTACTCTACTCCCTTGTCCAACAGGAAA is drawn from Theobroma cacao cultivar B97-61/B2 chromosome 4, Criollo_cocoa_genome_V2, whole genome shotgun sequence and contains these coding sequences:
- the LOC18601548 gene encoding KH domain-containing protein HEN4; the protein is MAGQRNSYGKRAHSQSDYSENGSNKRRNPGDDREQFVIDSEDTVYRYLCPVRKIGSIIGRGGEIVKQLRAETKSKIRIGETVPGSEERVVTIYSSRDETNALEDGNNFVSPAQDALFRVHDKVVAEDLHGDEDSEGHQVTARLLVPSDQIGCVIGKGGQIVQNIRSETGAQIRILKDEHLPSCALSTDELVQISGEATVVKKALHQIASRLHENPSRSQHLLAAAMSNAYPAGGALLGPAAGAQIVGIAPLVGPYGGYKGDTGEWPRSLYSAPRDEMSSKEFSLRLVCPTANIGGVIGKGGAIINQIRQESGAVIKVDSSATEGDDCLITVSAKEFFEDTYSPTIEAAVRLQPRCSEKVERDSGIISFTTRLLVPTSRIGCLIGKGGSIVTEMRRITKANIRILSKESLPKIASEDDEMVQIAGDLDVAKDALVQITTRLRANVFDREGAVSALVPVLPYLPVPTEGTDSLSYESRDSKRHGRGHSYSGGYGSSDLGASDSYGSYGGPQIGGSSSAYGAYGGYSSGRGGPSGLSSHTPVSRRKNYGY